A window of Suncus etruscus isolate mSunEtr1 chromosome 4, mSunEtr1.pri.cur, whole genome shotgun sequence contains these coding sequences:
- the CDCA3 gene encoding cell division cycle-associated protein 3 has translation MGSAKSVPVTPARPPPHNKHLARVSDPRSPSAGILRTPIQVESSPQSNLSVEEQPLEDPNEEQECDPRSPTLGIARTPMKIDSGEYPMSPLMTQQSDILEIEDSKLNLPSEPVLPLETPSSSALDLSLGTQFALEDPMVSRTLNELPSKQANFREETGQLPDTPVANQISDKPVKDSETPRSSGSKLSRRKPKSKVLGRSPLTILSDDNSPGTLMSWQGKRLSPLSENIRDLKEGALVGTGGLPKVGGRAWEPGQDHDKENQHFPLVES, from the exons ATGGGCTCCGCCAAGAGCGTCCCTGTCACTCCCGCAAGGCCTCCACCGCACAACAAACACCTGGCTCGGGTGTCAGACCCCCGGTCCCCCAGTGCTGGCATCCTGCGCACTCCCATCCAG GTGGAGAGCTCTCCCCAGTCAAACCTATCAGTAGAGGAGCAACCGCTGGAAGATCCTAATGAGGAACAGGAGTGTGATCCCCGCTCACCTACCCTCGGCATTGCTAGGACACCTATGAAGATCGACAGCGGTGAGT ACCCCATGAGCCCACTGATGACACAGCAAAGTGACATTCTTGAGATTGAAGACTCTAAACTGAATCTGCCCTCAGAACCTGTTCTGCCCTTAGAGACACCGTCATCTTCTGCATTGGACTTGTCTCTGGGTACCCAGTTTGCCCTGGAGGACCCAATGGTATCCAGAACCCTGAATGAGCTCCCGTCCAAACAAGCAAATTTCAGGGAAGAAACAGGGCAGCTCCCAGATACCCCTGTTGCCAATCAGATCTCAGACAAGCCTGTGAAAGACTCCGAGACACCCAGATCTTCAG GGTCAAAGCTCAGTAGAAGGAAGCCCAAAAGCAAGGTATTGGGGAGATCACCTCTCACCATCCTGTCAGATGACAACTCCCCGGGTACGCTGATGTCATGGCAG GGCAAGCGGCTTTCTCCCCTGAGCGAAAACATTAGGGACCTCAAAGAAGGGGCCCTTGTGGGAACAGGAGGACTTCCGAAAGTTGGAGGACGAGCATGGGAGCCCGGCCAGGACCATGACAAGGAGAACCAGCATTTCCCCTTGGTGGAGAGCTAG